Proteins from a genomic interval of Stenotrophomonas maltophilia R551-3:
- the rfbB gene encoding dTDP-glucose 4,6-dehydratase has product MPTWLVTGGAGFIGGNFVLEAVARGVKVINLDVLTYAGNLKTLSSLDGNPNHLFVQGDIGDRELVTRLLAEHRPDAVLNFAAESHVDRSIDVPGAFIQTNVVGTLGLLEAVRDYWKALPAEQGADFRFLHVSTDEVYGTLGETGKFSETTPYAPNSPYSASKAASDHLVRAFHHTYGLPVLTTNCSNNYGPYHFPEKLIPLVIAKALAGEPLPVYGDGKQVRDWLFVSDHCEAIRTVLAKGQVGETYNVGGNSEKQNIEVVQAICALLDARRPREDGQPRSSQITYVADRPGHDRRYAIDASKLKNDLGWEPAYTFEQGITFTVDWYLDNQEWVNGVLDGSYRLQRIGTAG; this is encoded by the coding sequence GTGCCCACATGGCTTGTCACCGGCGGCGCCGGATTCATTGGCGGTAACTTCGTTCTTGAAGCCGTCGCGCGCGGCGTCAAGGTCATCAACCTTGATGTGCTGACCTACGCCGGCAACCTGAAGACCCTGTCCAGCCTTGATGGCAACCCGAACCACCTGTTCGTCCAAGGCGACATCGGTGACCGCGAACTGGTCACCCGCCTGCTGGCCGAGCACCGGCCGGACGCGGTGCTCAACTTCGCCGCCGAGAGCCACGTGGATCGCTCCATCGACGTTCCGGGCGCCTTCATCCAGACCAACGTGGTGGGTACCCTGGGCCTGCTGGAAGCGGTCCGTGACTACTGGAAGGCGCTGCCGGCCGAGCAGGGTGCGGACTTCCGCTTCCTGCACGTGTCCACCGACGAGGTGTACGGCACCCTGGGCGAGACCGGCAAGTTCAGCGAAACCACGCCGTATGCCCCGAATTCGCCGTACTCGGCGTCGAAGGCGGCTTCGGACCACTTGGTCCGCGCCTTCCACCACACCTACGGGCTGCCGGTGCTGACCACCAACTGCTCCAACAATTACGGCCCGTACCACTTCCCCGAGAAGCTAATTCCGCTGGTGATCGCCAAGGCGCTGGCTGGCGAGCCGCTGCCTGTCTACGGCGATGGCAAGCAGGTGCGCGACTGGCTGTTCGTGTCCGACCACTGCGAAGCGATCCGCACCGTGCTGGCCAAGGGCCAGGTCGGCGAGACCTACAACGTCGGCGGCAACTCGGAAAAGCAGAACATCGAAGTGGTGCAGGCGATCTGTGCGCTGCTCGATGCGCGCCGCCCGCGTGAGGATGGCCAGCCGCGCAGCAGCCAGATCACCTACGTGGCCGATCGCCCCGGCCACGACCGCCGCTACGCGATCGATGCGTCGAAGCTGAAGAACGACCTGGGCTGGGAACCGGCCTACACCTTCGAGCAGGGCATCACCTTCACCGTCGACTGGTACCTCGACAACCAGGAATGGGTCAACGGCGTGCTCGACGGCAGCTACCGTCTGCAGCGCATCGGCACCGCGGGCTGA
- the rfbA gene encoding glucose-1-phosphate thymidylyltransferase RfbA, with product MTQRKGIILAGGSGTRLYPITKGVSKQLLPVYDKPMIYYPLSVLMLAGIREVLIINTPHEQVLFQQLLGDGSQWGMDIQYAVQPSPDGLAQAYLIGRDFVAGKPSCLVLGDNIFHGHGLREMLRRADARDQGATVFGYWVNDPERYGVAEFDKSGKVIDLVEKPENPRSNYAVTGLYFYDGNASNYAVDLKPSPRGELEITDLNKRYLQEGNLHLEALGRGYAWLDTGTHQSLLEASNFIETIQTRQGLQVCCPEEIAFGQGWITAEQLEALAAPLIKNGYGRYLHKLALRGVVP from the coding sequence ATGACCCAGCGCAAGGGAATCATTCTCGCCGGCGGCTCCGGCACCCGGCTGTATCCGATCACCAAAGGCGTTAGCAAGCAGCTGCTGCCGGTATACGACAAGCCGATGATCTACTACCCGCTCAGCGTGCTGATGCTGGCGGGCATCCGTGAAGTGCTGATCATCAACACCCCGCACGAGCAGGTCCTGTTCCAGCAGCTGCTGGGTGACGGTTCACAGTGGGGCATGGACATTCAGTACGCGGTGCAGCCAAGCCCCGATGGCCTGGCCCAGGCCTACCTGATCGGCCGTGATTTCGTGGCCGGCAAGCCGAGCTGCCTGGTGCTGGGTGACAACATCTTTCACGGCCATGGCCTGCGTGAAATGCTGAGGCGCGCGGACGCGCGCGATCAGGGCGCCACAGTGTTTGGCTACTGGGTCAACGATCCTGAGCGCTACGGCGTGGCCGAGTTCGACAAGAGCGGCAAGGTGATCGATCTGGTCGAAAAGCCGGAAAACCCGCGTTCGAACTACGCGGTCACTGGCCTGTACTTCTACGACGGCAACGCCAGCAATTACGCCGTCGACCTGAAGCCCTCGCCGCGTGGCGAATTGGAGATCACCGACCTCAACAAGCGCTATCTGCAGGAAGGCAATCTGCACCTGGAAGCGCTCGGTCGTGGCTATGCCTGGCTTGATACCGGCACCCATCAGTCGCTGTTGGAAGCCTCCAACTTCATCGAGACCATCCAGACCCGTCAGGGCCTGCAGGTCTGCTGTCCGGAAGAAATCGCGTTCGGCCAGGGCTGGATCACCGCCGAGCAGCTGGAAGCACTGGCTGCACCGCTGATCAAGAATGGCTACGGCCGGTACCTGCACAAGCTCGCGCTGCGTGGAGTCGTTCCGTGA
- the rfbC gene encoding dTDP-4-dehydrorhamnose 3,5-epimerase has translation MKVIETRLPGCVVIEPAVFGDARGYFFETWNAERFAALGLPHRFAQSNVSTSAQGVLRGLHYQWPRPQGKLVSVLEGEVYDVAVDIRRGSPTFGQWEAVVLSAENKKQFWIPDGFAHGFAVLSERAVFSYLCTEVYLKDFDAGVRWNDADIAVDWPISAPTLSAKDESAPFLKDIAEDRLPVYVP, from the coding sequence GTGAAAGTGATTGAAACCAGGTTGCCCGGCTGCGTAGTGATCGAGCCGGCCGTGTTTGGTGATGCCCGTGGTTACTTCTTCGAAACCTGGAATGCCGAGCGCTTCGCCGCGCTGGGCCTCCCGCATCGCTTCGCACAGAGCAATGTTTCCACCTCGGCGCAGGGAGTGCTGCGCGGCCTGCATTATCAGTGGCCGCGCCCGCAGGGCAAGTTGGTGAGCGTGCTGGAAGGGGAGGTCTATGATGTCGCTGTAGATATCCGCCGTGGCTCGCCGACCTTCGGCCAGTGGGAAGCGGTAGTGCTGAGCGCCGAGAACAAGAAGCAGTTCTGGATTCCGGATGGCTTCGCGCACGGCTTTGCGGTGCTGTCCGAACGCGCGGTGTTCAGTTACCTGTGCACCGAGGTGTACCTCAAGGACTTCGATGCCGGCGTGCGCTGGAACGATGCGGACATCGCCGTGGACTGGCCGATCAGTGCACCGACGCTGTCGGCCAAGGATGAGAGTGCTCCCTTCCTGAAGGACATCGCTGAAGACCGCCTGCCGGTCTACGTGCCATGA
- the rfbD gene encoding dTDP-4-dehydrorhamnose reductase — protein sequence MTVLVLGGNGQVGQELLRALVPLGKVVTTTRSGILPDGSVCETADFDQPDSLPALLDRLQPSVVVNAAAYTAVDRAEREVDAAFAVNAEAPGVIARWCAAHDVPFVHYSTDYVFDGQGTAPYREDEPTAPLGVYGISKRDGEDAVRAAGGRHLIFRTAWVYASHGANFLRTMLRVGAERDALRVVADQIGTPTPAALIADVTAQALQHPGQLSGTWHLTASGQTSWYGFAEAIFAEALATGVLAKVPAVEAIPSSEYPTPAKRPAWSVLDNRKLQQDLGTALPDWHEGLAIVMNEIKRLRDESAGGRASWTN from the coding sequence ATGACCGTTCTGGTACTCGGCGGCAACGGCCAGGTCGGCCAGGAACTGCTGCGCGCGCTGGTGCCGCTGGGCAAGGTGGTCACGACCACCCGCAGCGGCATCCTGCCCGATGGCAGCGTCTGCGAAACCGCCGATTTCGACCAGCCGGACAGCCTGCCGGCCTTGCTCGACCGGCTTCAGCCATCGGTCGTAGTCAATGCGGCGGCTTACACCGCCGTCGACCGTGCCGAACGGGAAGTCGACGCGGCCTTTGCGGTCAACGCAGAGGCACCGGGCGTGATCGCGCGTTGGTGTGCGGCGCATGATGTGCCGTTCGTGCATTACTCCACCGACTATGTGTTCGATGGCCAGGGCACGGCACCGTACCGTGAGGACGAGCCGACCGCACCGCTGGGTGTCTATGGCATCAGCAAGCGTGATGGCGAGGACGCCGTACGGGCTGCGGGAGGACGCCATCTGATCTTCCGCACGGCATGGGTGTATGCCTCGCATGGCGCGAACTTCCTGCGCACCATGCTGCGTGTGGGCGCCGAGCGCGATGCGTTGCGGGTGGTGGCCGACCAGATCGGTACGCCCACTCCCGCCGCGCTGATCGCCGATGTCACCGCGCAGGCGCTGCAGCATCCGGGCCAGCTGTCTGGTACCTGGCACCTGACAGCCAGCGGCCAGACCAGTTGGTATGGGTTCGCCGAGGCGATCTTCGCCGAGGCGTTGGCCACCGGCGTGTTGGCCAAAGTGCCGGCGGTCGAGGCGATTCCCAGTTCCGAGTATCCGACCCCGGCCAAGCGTCCGGCCTGGTCGGTGTTGGACAACCGCAAGCTGCAGCAGGACTTGGGCACTGCTCTCCCGGATTGGCATGAGGGACTTGCCATTGTGATGAATGAAATCAAACGCTTGCGGGATGAGTCCGCTGGGGGCAGGGCCTCCTGGACGAACTAG
- the glmS gene encoding glutamine--fructose-6-phosphate transaminase (isomerizing) yields the protein MCGIVGAIADRDVVPVLIEGLKRLEYRGYDSSGIAVIDQGERRDVRRVRRTGRVSEMATAAEAEGFNAVLGIGHTRWATHGGVTEANAHPHISHGVALVHNGIIENHEEQREKLRAQGYSFESQTDTEVIAHLIHHHLKDGDDLLVALQRTVKELTGAYALAVVSRAEPERFVCARMGCPLLIGLGEGENFVASDVSAVLSATRKVIFLEEGDTAEIRRDGVRIFDEHDQPVERDVHLSDVSLASLELGPYRHFMQKEIHEQPRALGDTIEAAIDAGGFPAELFGKNAEAVLSGIEGVQIIACGTSYYSGLTARYWIEAIAGLPCSVEIASEYRYRAAYANPKHLIVTISQSGETLDTMEALKYAKSLGHKHTLSICNVPESAIPRASELVCYTRAGAEIGVASTKAFTTQLAALFQLTVVLGKLHGRIDAAQEADYLEQLRFLPGSVQHALNMEPQIAAWAERFARKSSALFLGRGLHYPIALEGALKLKEISYIHAEAYPAGELKHGPLALVDEDMPVVVIAPNDSLLEKVKSNMQEVRARGGELFVFADQDSNFNESEGVHVIRTPRHAGVLSPIVHTIPVQLLAYHTALARGTDVDKPRNLAKSVTVE from the coding sequence ATGTGTGGAATCGTAGGTGCGATCGCTGATCGCGACGTAGTGCCGGTGCTGATCGAAGGCCTGAAGCGGCTTGAGTACCGTGGTTACGATTCCTCCGGTATCGCGGTGATCGACCAGGGTGAGCGCCGGGATGTACGCCGCGTGCGCCGCACCGGTCGCGTTTCGGAAATGGCCACTGCGGCCGAGGCCGAGGGCTTCAATGCAGTGCTGGGCATCGGCCACACCCGCTGGGCGACCCATGGCGGTGTCACCGAGGCCAATGCGCATCCGCACATCAGCCACGGCGTGGCGCTGGTGCACAACGGCATCATCGAGAACCACGAAGAGCAGCGCGAGAAGCTGCGTGCGCAGGGCTACAGCTTCGAGTCGCAGACCGATACCGAAGTCATCGCGCACCTGATCCACCATCACCTGAAGGACGGCGATGACCTGCTGGTGGCGCTGCAGCGCACCGTGAAGGAATTGACCGGCGCCTACGCGCTGGCCGTGGTCAGCCGCGCCGAGCCGGAACGCTTCGTGTGCGCGCGGATGGGCTGCCCGCTGCTGATCGGTCTGGGCGAGGGTGAGAACTTCGTCGCGTCCGACGTTTCGGCGGTGCTGTCGGCCACCCGCAAGGTGATCTTCCTGGAAGAGGGCGACACCGCCGAAATCCGCCGCGACGGCGTGCGCATCTTCGATGAGCATGACCAGCCGGTCGAGCGTGACGTGCACCTGTCCGACGTGTCGCTGGCGTCGCTGGAGCTGGGCCCGTACCGCCACTTCATGCAGAAGGAAATCCACGAGCAGCCGCGCGCGCTGGGCGACACCATCGAGGCAGCGATCGACGCCGGTGGTTTCCCGGCCGAACTGTTCGGCAAGAATGCCGAAGCCGTACTGTCGGGCATCGAAGGCGTGCAGATCATCGCCTGCGGTACCAGCTATTACTCCGGCCTGACCGCGCGCTACTGGATCGAAGCCATTGCCGGCCTGCCGTGCAGCGTGGAGATTGCCAGCGAGTACCGCTACCGCGCCGCCTATGCGAACCCGAAGCACCTGATCGTCACCATTTCCCAGTCCGGCGAAACGCTGGATACGATGGAGGCGCTGAAGTACGCCAAGTCGCTGGGCCACAAGCACACGCTGTCGATCTGCAACGTGCCGGAGAGTGCGATCCCGCGCGCCAGCGAACTGGTCTGCTACACCCGCGCCGGCGCCGAGATCGGCGTGGCCTCGACCAAGGCCTTCACCACCCAGCTGGCCGCGCTGTTCCAGCTGACCGTAGTGCTGGGCAAGCTGCATGGCCGCATCGACGCGGCGCAGGAAGCGGACTACCTGGAGCAGTTGCGCTTCCTGCCGGGCAGCGTGCAGCACGCGCTGAACATGGAGCCGCAGATCGCTGCCTGGGCCGAGCGTTTCGCGCGCAAGAGCAGTGCGCTGTTCCTGGGCCGTGGCCTGCATTACCCGATCGCGCTGGAAGGCGCGCTCAAGCTCAAGGAAATCTCCTATATCCACGCCGAGGCCTATCCGGCGGGTGAGCTGAAGCATGGCCCGCTGGCGCTGGTGGACGAGGACATGCCGGTGGTGGTGATCGCGCCCAACGACAGCCTGCTGGAAAAGGTGAAGTCGAACATGCAGGAAGTGCGCGCCCGTGGCGGCGAACTGTTTGTGTTTGCCGACCAGGACAGCAACTTCAACGAGTCCGAGGGCGTGCATGTGATCCGCACGCCGCGCCATGCCGGCGTGCTCAGCCCGATCGTGCACACCATCCCGGTGCAGTTGCTGGCATATCACACCGCACTGGCGCGTGGCACCGACGTGGACAAGCCGCGCAACCTGGCCAAGAGCGTGACGGTGGAGTGA
- a CDS encoding mannose-1-phosphate guanylyltransferase/mannose-6-phosphate isomerase produces MSSIQPVILSGGSGTRLWPLSREAYPKQFLPLAGELTMLQATWQRVAPLAAHGPLVIANEEHRFVAAEQLQQVGAEPAAIILEPVGRNTAPAIAVAALEATRDGADALLLVLPSDHVITNEAAFRSAVQAAASAADAGKLVTFGIVPTGPETGYGYIKAADGQGVRAVERFVEKPDLETATGYVSSGQYYWNSGMFLFKASRYLQELERFQPEMLASSRQAWQQARRDADFTRLDKDAFTAVPSDSIDYAVMEKTADAVVIPLDAGWNDVGSWTALRDVSQQDGDGNAHQGDVIAIDCRNTYAYAQRLVALVGLDDVIVVETDDAVLVGKADRMQEVKTVVAKLKAEGRSEATWHRKVYRPWGAYDSIDNGERFQVKRITVKPGGTLSLQMHHHRAEHWIVVSGTAEVTRGSEVILLSENQSTYIPLGVTHRLRNPGKLPLELIEVQSGSYLGEDDIVRFEDTYGRS; encoded by the coding sequence ATGAGCAGCATCCAGCCCGTCATTCTCTCCGGCGGATCCGGCACCCGCCTCTGGCCGCTTTCGCGCGAAGCGTATCCGAAGCAGTTCCTGCCGCTGGCGGGCGAGCTGACCATGCTGCAGGCCACCTGGCAACGCGTCGCCCCGCTGGCGGCGCATGGCCCGCTGGTGATCGCCAACGAAGAACACCGTTTCGTCGCTGCCGAGCAGCTGCAGCAGGTCGGCGCCGAACCGGCCGCGATCATCCTCGAGCCGGTGGGCCGCAATACTGCACCGGCCATTGCCGTGGCCGCGCTGGAAGCCACCCGTGACGGTGCCGACGCACTGCTGCTGGTGCTGCCTTCTGACCATGTGATCACCAACGAAGCTGCCTTCCGCAGTGCAGTGCAGGCCGCGGCCAGTGCCGCCGACGCTGGGAAGCTGGTGACCTTCGGCATCGTACCGACCGGCCCGGAAACCGGTTATGGCTACATCAAAGCCGCTGATGGACAGGGTGTGCGTGCGGTCGAGCGTTTCGTCGAGAAGCCCGACCTGGAGACCGCCACCGGCTACGTGAGCAGCGGTCAGTACTACTGGAACAGCGGCATGTTCCTGTTCAAGGCGTCGCGCTACCTGCAGGAGCTGGAACGCTTCCAGCCGGAAATGCTGGCCAGCAGCCGCCAGGCCTGGCAGCAGGCCCGACGCGATGCCGACTTCACCCGCCTGGACAAGGATGCGTTCACCGCCGTGCCCTCGGACTCGATCGACTACGCGGTGATGGAAAAGACCGCCGATGCGGTGGTGATTCCGCTGGATGCCGGCTGGAACGACGTCGGTTCGTGGACCGCGCTGCGCGATGTCTCGCAGCAGGACGGTGATGGCAACGCCCACCAGGGTGACGTGATCGCCATCGATTGCCGCAACACCTACGCCTATGCGCAGCGTCTGGTGGCACTGGTCGGCCTGGATGACGTGATCGTGGTCGAGACCGATGACGCGGTGCTGGTCGGCAAGGCCGACCGCATGCAGGAAGTCAAGACGGTGGTGGCGAAGCTGAAGGCCGAAGGCCGCAGCGAAGCCACCTGGCACCGCAAGGTCTACCGCCCCTGGGGTGCCTACGACTCGATCGATAATGGTGAGCGCTTCCAGGTCAAGCGGATCACGGTCAAGCCCGGTGGCACGCTCAGCCTGCAGATGCATCATCACCGCGCCGAGCACTGGATCGTGGTCAGCGGCACGGCTGAAGTGACCCGCGGCAGCGAGGTGATCCTGCTCAGCGAAAACCAGAGCACCTATATTCCGCTGGGCGTGACCCATCGCCTGCGCAACCCGGGCAAGCTGCCGCTGGAACTGATCGAGGTGCAGTCGGGCAGCTACCTGGGCGAGGATGACATCGTGCGGTTCGAGGATACCTACGGGCGGAGTTGA
- a CDS encoding phosphomannomutase/phosphoglucomutase has product MPLPAFKAYDIRGRVPEELNEDLARRIGVALAAQLAPGPVVLGHDVRLTSAGLQDALAAGLRGTGREVIDIGLCGTEEVYFQTDHLGAAGGVMVTASHNPMDYNGMKLVKENARPISSDTGLFAISDAVAGDTSEAQPPRAGQVAQHDKSAYIQHLLSYVDTSRLKPLKLVVNAGNGGAGAIVDLLAPHLPFEFIRICHEPDGSFPNGIPNPLLPENRAATADAVREHGADFGIAWDGDFDRCFFFDHSGRFIEGYYLVGLLAKAILARNPGGKIVHDPRLVWNTVDMVEQAGGVPVQCKSGHAFIKEKMRAEDAVYGGEMSAHHYFREFAYADSGMIPWLLIAQLVSESGRSLADWVEDRMAAYPCSGEINFKVDDAKAAVARVMEHFAAQSPALDHTDGISADFGDWRFNLRSSNTEPLLRLNVEARGDAALMQARTDEISRLIQQ; this is encoded by the coding sequence ATGCCCCTGCCCGCCTTCAAGGCCTACGATATCCGTGGCCGCGTGCCCGAGGAACTGAACGAAGACCTGGCCCGCCGCATCGGCGTCGCCCTGGCCGCGCAGCTCGCTCCCGGCCCGGTGGTGCTTGGCCATGATGTGCGTCTGACCAGCGCAGGCTTGCAGGACGCGTTGGCGGCCGGCCTGCGCGGCACCGGCCGCGAGGTGATCGACATCGGCCTCTGCGGTACCGAGGAAGTCTATTTCCAGACCGACCACCTGGGTGCGGCCGGCGGCGTGATGGTCACCGCCAGCCACAACCCGATGGATTACAACGGCATGAAGCTGGTCAAGGAGAACGCGCGGCCGATCAGCTCGGATACCGGCCTGTTCGCGATTTCCGATGCGGTCGCCGGCGACACCTCCGAGGCCCAGCCGCCTCGCGCGGGCCAAGTCGCCCAGCATGACAAGAGTGCCTATATCCAGCACCTGCTCAGCTATGTCGATACCAGCAGGCTCAAGCCGCTGAAGCTGGTGGTCAATGCCGGCAACGGCGGTGCTGGTGCCATCGTCGACCTGCTGGCACCGCACCTGCCGTTCGAGTTCATCCGCATCTGCCATGAACCCGATGGCAGCTTCCCCAACGGTATTCCCAACCCGCTGCTGCCGGAAAACCGCGCCGCCACCGCCGATGCGGTGCGCGAACACGGCGCAGACTTCGGCATTGCCTGGGACGGTGACTTCGACCGCTGCTTCTTCTTCGATCATTCCGGCCGCTTCATCGAGGGCTACTACCTGGTCGGCCTGCTGGCCAAGGCGATCCTGGCGCGCAATCCGGGCGGCAAGATCGTGCATGATCCACGCTTGGTCTGGAACACCGTGGACATGGTCGAGCAGGCCGGTGGCGTGCCCGTTCAGTGCAAGAGTGGCCACGCCTTCATCAAGGAAAAGATGCGTGCCGAAGATGCGGTGTACGGCGGCGAGATGAGCGCCCACCATTACTTCCGCGAGTTCGCCTATGCCGACTCCGGGATGATCCCGTGGCTGCTGATCGCGCAGCTGGTTTCCGAAAGTGGTCGTTCGCTGGCCGACTGGGTTGAAGACCGCATGGCCGCCTATCCCTGCAGCGGCGAGATCAATTTCAAGGTGGACGATGCCAAGGCCGCCGTCGCGCGCGTGATGGAGCACTTCGCGGCGCAGTCGCCCGCGCTGGACCACACCGACGGCATCAGCGCCGATTTCGGCGACTGGCGCTTCAACCTGCGCAGTTCCAACACCGAACCACTGCTGCGCCTGAACGTCGAAGCGCGCGGTGACGCTGCGTTGATGCAGGCGCGCACCGACGAAATTTCCCGTCTGATCCAGCAGTAA